The sequence TCTTAGTTTTAATTCGCTATCAGAATACGTAGCTACACCCTTATGATTTTCAATATAAACATGTATATGGCCAATTACAGTAATTCTAGGAAGTTCAAGTACTACATCTGAAGGAAGTGCAAAATATTTCGTTAACCATGGTCGGATTCCTTGATGCCATTTTTTCACAAATGCAGCCCCCTCTCACATTTATATTTATGAAATAACAGAAGAGATAAGAACAGTTAAGGAGAAAAACTAGCAGTGAAGCAAAAAAATATATGGATAAAGCGAATACTACTTTCATGAATTCCTTTGGGAGTTCAAGAATTGTAAAGAATACGAGACGATTAAGTAGGAGGTAACGGTAGCTGCATGCCCATTGTTTAGGTCGCCAGGACAAGGAAAGCTTCTCGAATAAGCATCGCGGTTTTTCAAGGGCAAGGAAAGCTACGTCAGCGATAATTCGCACGCAGAAAAGAGCTCTTCTTTTCAAGAAGAAAAAAGCGAAAGCGTTCGGGTAAGCGACGTACAAACAGCAGAACTTTTGTAGAGCTAATGGAAACATACCTCTAAAACAGGGGTATGCCGATGATAGGCGGCAAGCCGCTTTTAGTTGGCCTTCCTTTAGATTCAAGCCGATGTTGACTTATCGGATGAAGAAGAACAGAGCTTGCTATCAGCACGAGTGCTTCAGCTAGACCATGCTTACTATGTAGAAACGAAAATAATTTCGAAACAATGAAAGCCATTTGGCGCATACACCAAATGGCTTTCATTGTTTCGAAATTATTTTCTTCGTTCAGCCAAAACACTACGATAAGGCTTTTTCGCTCTTGGCGGACCTAACACTTCTGCCATAATAATTCCATTAACCAGCCCTTTTTGCGTCAAATTACTTGAAACTTGACGTTTCATTTTCGTTCTTAATTGATCGCTCTTAGGTTTGCTTTTTAGAGATCGGTTTAAAGTAGTAGAATACGCACTACTGGAAAACTCGTCGACGTTTTCCATAAAGCTTGTTTCAACTTGTTTCACTAACTGATCCATTTGTGGTTTTAGCTCTTGCGTAGAGGTAGTGTTTGTCATAGTAGGAGCTTCCTTTTTGGGAAGCTGCCGCCGTTTTGTCGGATCATGCCATTGCCTTTTCATTTCCCCGCCAAAAGGAGAGGTTGGTCGATTTTGACGTTTTGGTCTTGTATCTTTCTTTTCCGCTTCTTGTTCTTTTGAAATACTGTTTTTTAAAAATCCAATAACCCCTGCAACGATAGCTAAAACTACAAAAATATTACTAAAAATCAGGTCAACAATCTCTTCCATCAAACCCCCTCCTTTTCGATTGCTGAACGTTTAATTTTGTTCATGGTCATCGCTGTTATTTTTGGTAAGCTTTCCTATAGAGCCTCGCATATCCGTATCTGCATCAATATTTTTGTAATTCATATAATCCATTACGCCAAGATGTCCAGATCTTAATGCTTCGGCAAGTGCAAGTGGTACATCTGCTTCTGCTTCCACTACTTTTGCACGCATTTCCTGAACTCGTGCAAGCATCTCCTGTTCTTGAGCAACCGCCATCGCACGACGCTCTTCCGCTTTTGCCTGTGCAATATTTTTATCAGCTTCAGCCTGATCCGTTTGCAGTATTGCCCCAATATTCTTGCCAATATCTACATCAGCAATATCAATGGACAATATTTCAAAAGCAGTACCTGCATCTAAACCGCGATTTAGTACATTATGAGAAATGGAATCAGGATTCTCTAATACCTCTGTATGAGAATGAGAGCTACCGATTGTACTTACAACACCTTCTCCGACACGGGCAATGACTGTTTCCTCTCCAGCACCCCCGACGAGTCGGTCAATATTAGCACGGACAGTAATCCTTGCTTTCGCTTTTACCTCAATTCCATCCATCGCAATTCCGGATATAAAAGGAGTTTCAATTACTTTTGGATTAACACTCATTTGTACTGCTTCTAAAACATCTCGTCCAGCTAGGTCAATTGCTGCACCGCGTTGAAACGGAAGTTCAATATTAGCACGATGCGCAGCAATCAAGGCATTTACAACTCGATCAACATTTCCCCCTGCCAAGTAGTGACTTTCCAGTTGATTTGTTTTTACATTTAAACCGGCTTTATGGGCTTTAATTAACGGATTAATAACTCGACTAGGTACAACTCGACGCAGACGCATTCCTACTAGTTGAAAAATCCCTACCTTGACCCCGGCAGCTAAAGCACTGATCCACAACATAATTGGGATAAATGTAAATAAAATAGCTACAGCAATTAAAATAACCGCAATAATAATTATCGGCATTAAACTTTGCAAGTCCATTTTATAACCTCCTAATTTATATTTGTAAAACTTCACACTATCGGCCTACCAATATAAATGAAGTTAAACAACTAATTCATTTGTCTTACTACAATGCGTACACCTTCGACTTTAACAATTTTCACCTTTTCATTTTGATCAATGAATCGACCTTCCGATACTACATCAAGTCGTTCATCATCAAAAACAGCAGTTCCGGCCGGCCGTAATGGTGTCACTGTAACACCTTCCAAACCAATTAATTCCAAGCGGTTCACAGAGGAAACATAACCCAGCTCGGTACTCGTTTGATCCTTAAGAATAATATGCCGAAAAATCCCTTTATCCATGCCGATTCGGCGAAATAAAATCACAGAAACAATAATGGACAATAAAAAGGCAATAGCAATACTCATAGCCATATGCCCAATATCATAGCCTGACATAAACAATGAACCTATTACCGAAGCCGTCCCAAGGAGTCCCAATATTCCTCCAGGAACAAAAAATTCTGCAATAATTAGCACGATACCTAAAATAAGCAAAATAACTGCTTCCATTCCGGCTAATCCTGCTACAATATGACCATAAAAGAACAACACGAGGGAGACAAGTCCCATTATACCTGCTACCCCAAATCCTGGTGAATATAATTCTACTACTAATCCTAAACTTGCTAGAGAAAGTAATATTGGGATAACGACCGGATGAGTTAAAAACCTGGCAATCTCCTCAGCTAAAGTTGGTTCTTTCTCCACGACTGTTGCATTTTCTAAACCTAAATCCTGAAGAAGCTCTTGTCGATCTGCAACCGTTCCTTCCGAATAACCAACTTTTATCGCTTGGGAAGGACCAAGCGTTAAAAATTTTCCTTTGCCTGCATCTAATTCAGGTAAATCAATGCTTTTATCTGCCATTGCCATTGCGTATAACGGGTCTCTTCCTTTTGATTCAGCTGCACTCTTCATAGCAGCTATCCAAGCTGATTGGGCCTTTTCATCAGCAGCGTTTCCATCTGAAGTAATCACACCACTTGCCCCCATTGTTGCTTGCGGTTTCATATAAATATAGTCCGTATTTAAGGCAATATAAGAACCTGCAGACAAAGCCTTATTAACAATAAATGATGTTGTAGGAACTTTAATATCTTGTAAAAGGCGGGCAATTTCTCCTGCTGAATCAACTCTACCACCAGGTGTATTTATTTCAAAAATGATGTGATCGGTTCCTTCTTCCACAGCCTCTTTTATTGCTCTGGTTAGAAATGCCTGTAACCCTCTTTCTACTTCTTTTTCAATTGGAATAACATGAACAGATTTCCCACTTCCTTTATTTGCATAGATTAGGGTTTCACTGTTAAAAGCGATGTAGAAAAACGCACAAAACAAAATAAAATATGTAATAAATCTGTTAGCAGGCAAATAAATTCACCCCCTTTAATATGTATTAACTAATACGAATAATTTTAAAAATGGTTTCAATTTAAATGGAACTATTTTAGAAAATCTTGGCTTGTGCCAAGTCTTTATGGCGAAAGCTATCGTTTTTCTTATATTATAAACCATAAAGTTTCATACTTCCTATAGTATAAAAATATACCATAAAATAACTTGCAAGCACACTCTGTTTTATTCTTACTGATTAGTCTACCTAAACAAATCGATTTTACTACGTCGAATTACAATCCACGCTAAATTTCATTGGGCTTAAGGTATACGAAAAGACCCTAATCAATTCACTGACTAGGGCCTTTTGTTAGTTACTCAACTGTTTTTGTACAAGTTTATTAATTTGTGAACCATCTGCTTTACCTTTTACCTTAGGCATAATCGCACTCATTACTTTACCAATATCTTTTTTTGAAGTTGCATTTACTTCTTCGATGGTTGACTGAACAATTGCCTCGAGCTCTTCATTTGTAAGCTGTTTTGGCATATATTTTTCCAAAATATGCAATTCTGTTTCAGTTTTTTGAACAAGATCTTCGCGTTCAGCTGATTTGAATTCTTGGAGGGAATCTTTTCTTTGTTTTACTTCTCTAGACAAGATAGTTAATTCTTCGTCTTCTGATAATACATCTTTTCCAAGTTTAATTGATTCATTTTGTAAAGAAGCTTTCACCATACGAATAACACTAAGGGTCTCTTTGTCTTTATTCTTCATCGCTTGCTTCATATCTTGATTTAATTTTTCAAGTAATGTCATCTATTGCACCCTCTTTAGAATTTACGCTTTCTAGCAGCTTCAGATTTCTTTTTGCGGCGTACACTTGGTTTTTCGTAGTGTTCACGCTTACGATATTCCTGCAATGTACCGCTTTTGGACACACTACGCTTAAAGCGACGAAGAGCATCTTCAAGAGACTCGTTTTTACGAACGCGAGTTGTATTTGACATGCTAATTTCCCTCCCTCCGAAGCACAAAACAGATTGTACTAGCATATGACTTT is a genomic window of Virgibacillus proomii containing:
- the yqfC gene encoding sporulation protein YqfC; the encoded protein is MKKWHQGIRPWLTKYFALPSDVVLELPRITVIGHIHVYIENHKGVATYSDSELKLRANKGFIRITGSSFVLKLMLPEEILLEGTIKNITFIPDD
- the floA gene encoding flotillin-like protein FloA (flotillin-like protein involved in membrane lipid rafts) — translated: MDLQSLMPIIIIAVILIAVAILFTFIPIMLWISALAAGVKVGIFQLVGMRLRRVVPSRVINPLIKAHKAGLNVKTNQLESHYLAGGNVDRVVNALIAAHRANIELPFQRGAAIDLAGRDVLEAVQMSVNPKVIETPFISGIAMDGIEVKAKARITVRANIDRLVGGAGEETVIARVGEGVVSTIGSSHSHTEVLENPDSISHNVLNRGLDAGTAFEILSIDIADVDIGKNIGAILQTDQAEADKNIAQAKAEERRAMAVAQEQEMLARVQEMRAKVVEAEADVPLALAEALRSGHLGVMDYMNYKNIDADTDMRGSIGKLTKNNSDDHEQN
- a CDS encoding NfeD family protein; the encoded protein is MPANRFITYFILFCAFFYIAFNSETLIYANKGSGKSVHVIPIEKEVERGLQAFLTRAIKEAVEEGTDHIIFEINTPGGRVDSAGEIARLLQDIKVPTTSFIVNKALSAGSYIALNTDYIYMKPQATMGASGVITSDGNAADEKAQSAWIAAMKSAAESKGRDPLYAMAMADKSIDLPELDAGKGKFLTLGPSQAIKVGYSEGTVADRQELLQDLGLENATVVEKEPTLAEEIARFLTHPVVIPILLSLASLGLVVELYSPGFGVAGIMGLVSLVLFFYGHIVAGLAGMEAVILLILGIVLIIAEFFVPGGILGLLGTASVIGSLFMSGYDIGHMAMSIAIAFLLSIIVSVILFRRIGMDKGIFRHIILKDQTSTELGYVSSVNRLELIGLEGVTVTPLRPAGTAVFDDERLDVVSEGRFIDQNEKVKIVKVEGVRIVVRQMN
- a CDS encoding GatB/YqeY domain-containing protein, with product MTLLEKLNQDMKQAMKNKDKETLSVIRMVKASLQNESIKLGKDVLSEDEELTILSREVKQRKDSLQEFKSAEREDLVQKTETELHILEKYMPKQLTNEELEAIVQSTIEEVNATSKKDIGKVMSAIMPKVKGKADGSQINKLVQKQLSN
- the rpsU gene encoding 30S ribosomal protein S21, whose protein sequence is MSNTTRVRKNESLEDALRRFKRSVSKSGTLQEYRKREHYEKPSVRRKKKSEAARKRKF